The sequence below is a genomic window from Candidatus Cloacimonas sp..
AGGAGCGGTTTTATGTTTGTCGGATGGCAGCACTTTTATGGAAAAATATCATCCACAGGGCAATTTAGCGCCGCGAGACATCGTTTCGAGAGCCATAGATAGCGAGCTGAAAAAAAGAGGAGAAAAATTTTGCTATCTGGATGCTACCAAAGTTCCTGCAGAACAACTGCTAAAGCATTTTACTTCAATAAACGCTATGTTACAGGCAAGAGGCATTGATTTTACCAAAGATCCCATTCCGGTTGCTCCCGCGGCACATTATTTTTGCGGAGGCGTTCTTTCCACCATTGAAGGCATCACCGATATCCACAATCTTTTTGTAGCGGGAGAATCTGCCTGTTGTGGATTGCATGGAGCCAATCGTTTAGCATCCAATTCCTTGTTGGAAGCATTAGTTATGGCTTACAAAGCAGGAAATCATCCTTCCAATTTGGAAAAAGTTCAATTTCCCCGCATTCCGGAATGGAAAGTGATAAATGAATTCAATGTTAACGAGTGGGTGGTCATTAGCCACAATCGTGAAATTATCGGAACCATTATGCAAGGTTATGCCGGAATCAGACGCAGCCGCAGATTATTAAAATATGCACTTTCTCGTCTGGAAAACATCTATACTGAAATAAATAATTTCTACCAGCATAATGCAGTTCGTAAAGAAGTGGTGGAAACCAGAAATATGGCTATTATTGCCATAGCGGTTGTTAAAAGTGCATTGATGAGAAAAGAAAGCCGCGGTGCACATTTTTTAGTTGATAATCCGGAACGCGATGATGAGCACTACCAACACGACACCATTATTTAATAAGAGTGCTATGCCCAGAAAAAATTCTCCCTGCGTAAACTCTCGCCCCGAAGGATTGTTCATTACTTTTGAGGGTATTGAAGGGAGCGGTAAAACTACCCAAATTCAACTGCTGGCAAAAGATTTTGAGTTAAAAGGCATTCCTTTTATCACTACGCGTGAACCGGGAGGAACAAAAATATCCGAGGCAATCAGAACTCTGTTGTTAAACCCCAAGTTCAGCGAAATGCAACCGGAAACGGAATTGTTATTATATTGTGCAAGCAGAGCTCAACATACCGCAGAACTCATTTTACCTTCACTGGCAGAAGGCAAAATAGTTATTTGTGACCGCTATTTTGATTCCACTTATGCTTATCAAGGAGCGGCAAGAGAGCTGAATGAAGAAGTTATTGATATCCTCACTCAATTTTCCACTTATGGCAGAAATCCCGATTTAACCTTTCTTTTAGACCTTCCCGCAGAGGTTGGTTTAAGCAGAATTAACAATCGCAATTTAGACCGTTTGGAACAGGAAACCCTCAGCTTTCATCAAAAAGTGCGTCAGCAATATTTAGCTATTGCCAGTAAATACTCTTTTAGATATATTGTCATAAATGGGGAAAAACAAGCGGAAGAAATTCACCGTCAGATTCTTTCCACCTTGCAGACCTATATAGGAGAACAAAATGATTAAACCTAAACAGAAACTTGCTCTTATTTCCATAGTCAGTATTTGGGTGCTGAGTGCTTTGTTACTGATTGTAGCCACCAATGCTTATGCCCAAAACCGTCCTCAAAGCACTAATTTATATTCTCAGGTTCAGCTTTTCAGCGAGGTTCTTTATAAGCTGAAACAATATTATGTTACTGACTTGAAAGACGAAGAACTTATTAAAGCGGCTATAGATGGAATGCTTGGTTCTACAGATCCTCATACCACTTATTTCACTCCCGAAGAATTCAAGGAATTTACCACAACCACAAAAGGCACTTTTGGCGGCTTGGGAATTCAAATTGATAAAATTGGCGATTATATTACCGTTGTTTCTCCCATCGAAGGAACTCCTGCTTATAGAATGGGTATTACGGCTGGCGATAAAATTATCAAAGTAAATGGGGAATCAATGGTCGGTTTATCAACCGACGAAGCCATCAAAAAAATGCGCGGCGATGTCGGCTCTCAAGTAAGAATAACCATCAGTCGTCCCGGTTTACCGGAACCCATAGATTTTGAAATCACCCGCGAAACCATCAAAATAAAAAGCGTTCCCTATAGTTTCAAACTGGATAACGGAGTGGGCTATATCCGCATCACTCAATTTAACGAAAATACAGTTACGGAATTACGCGCCGCCTTAAACACTTTGGAAAGCGAAGGCATCAAGGGTTTGATTATTGACCTGCGTTGGAATCCCGGCGGACTTTTAGACCAAGCAGTGGATACAGTTAACGAATTTATCGGGCAAAATCGTTTGGTAGTGGAAACCAAAGGCAGAACTGAAAATAAACAACTTTTCACTCGTTATGCCACTAAAGAAAGAACTTATCCGATTATTGTTTTAGTGAATGAGGCCTCGGCAAGCGCTTCTGAAATTTTTGCCGGCAGTTTACAGGACTGGGATAAGGGCTTGGTTATGGGCAAAAATACTTTCGGAAAAGGCAGCGTGCAACAACTTATCCCCCTTTCCAACGGCAACGGAATTAAAATTACCACTGCCTATTATTATATCAAAAGTGGACGCTGCATTCATAAATTCAGCAATGATAACATATTGAAAGGCAAAGAAGTTAGCGAAGAAGACCTGAAAAAAGAAAGTGAACACAACCGCGAGCAGGTATATTATACCGCCAATAACAGAAAAGTTTACGGCGGAGGCGGAATTCAACCAGACATTGTAGTAGAAAACGAATTCCTTACTCTTCTGGGAGTAGAACTGCGTCGCAAAAATGTTTTCTTCAACTTTGCCGTGGATTATCTCGTGCAACATAATCATCAGTTTGATGAAAACACGGTAATTAACGATAAGATTATGAACGATTTCCTGGCTTATGTAAGCAAAAATGATATCAAATATACCCAAGCAGATGTAGATAGCGCCGATGCTTTTATCCGCACATCCATCAAAAGTGAATTAGTTCGCAAAGTGCAAGGCGATTCCGAAGCATATAAAATAACTATCAGTCAGGATAAACAACTGCGGGAAGCCATCGCTTTGTTTGATCGTTTTAAGACCTTGGAACAGATGTTTTCCTACGCCGCTTCCTTAAATGCCAAAAAGGAAAAATAGGCATTTCGCCTGAATAGAAATTAGTTAGAAACATTAGCCCAAATAGTGCCCTCCCATTTTGATGGGTAGCATTATTTGGGCTTTACTATTACCCAAACTTCAGCTTAGCACAATAAGAACCCAGTAATTTTTAGCTTTGCAATTACTTATTATTGCCGAAATAATAGTTTGGCGGCTAATTGGACATCGGTCGATTGTGTTATACTATAGTAACATATCAGTAACGCTCAAGTAACGAGATAAGAGCAGTGTTACGGCAGTGTTAGAGTGTTATTACGCAATCGCCTTTCTGCCAAGCAATTAAGATGTTATAGAGCTAACAGGACAAATACAAGCTCGTATTATTTAAAATCAATAAGAGAAAAGCGATTTATTTTTATTCGTTTTCTGCAAAAATCTTTTTTTTGCTTGACACATTTTTAATTATATTATAAAGAGAGAAAATGGAGTTTTAGTTCAGGGTTGTATATGAATGCCTTGGTTAAAAGCGGAAATTTATGTAAACGATAAAACTTTAGTAAGGAGTTATTATGTGTAAGAACAAATTATCTCTGGTTATGTTGCTCTTCCTATTGATGGCAATAAGCTCTTGGGCAACGGTTAGTGAATATTCGTTTACTTCTACTTTAGCAACTTTTACGGAAATGACCGGCGGAACCATCCACGGCACAAATGCCAATGATAATGAGTGTTTTATGGCTATCCCCATCGGTTTTTCCTTTACTTATAACGAGGTTAGCTACACTACAATCAGCATTGCTTCCAATGGTTTTATTGCTCTGGGCGATACTGTTGTAACCAGTAACACGGCTATAAGTGCCGCTACTGGCACAAATAACATTGTCGCTGGCTTAAATCGCGATATTAAATCGCGCGATACAGGTTCCTTAATGTCGCTAAGTAGTGGGACTGCCCCCAACCGTGTTTTTACAATTCAGTGGTTACATTATAGAAGATCAGCTTCTGCCACTGCCAATGATGATTTCAGTTTTCAAATTCAGCTGCAGGAAAACGGCAATAAGGTATGCTTTATTTACGGTGCTTTTACAACCGTCACTTCCTCTACCAATGCTGCTATTCAGGTAGGTTTGAGAGGAGATACCAATGCTGATTTCAATAATCGAACCACTTCCACTGATTGGACAGCTACCAATGCCGGAACAGCCAACAATAATTTTTGCACTTTAAGCGCATCTGTCTATCCACCTAATGGTTTAACTTTTACTTTTACTCCTCTGGTAACTGGCGAACCACCTGCCGCTGCACAAAATCCTGTTCCCGCCAATAATGCAACTAATGTTTCCATATACACGAATCTTAGTTGGGCTCCCGGAGGTGGAGTAGTGGAGGGCTACAGAATTTATTTGGGAACTGATAATCCCCCTACTAATTTAGTAAACGGAGTTATCCTATATCCAACTGCTTTTAATCCTGCAGATTTTACTTACAACACAGTATATTATTGGCAAATCGTTCCTTATAATAATTTCGGAAATGCGGTAAATTGCCCCGTGTGGACTTTTACCACTTTAGCAGATCCAACTGTTTCCACTTTTCCGTGGAACGAAAATTTTGACGGTTTAACTGCTCCTGCTTTGCCTCCTGGATGGTTGACAATAAATGCTAATAACGATACTCATACCTGGGCTTCCAATAATGAAATTGCTCATACTTTACCCAACAGCGTAAGAATTAGGTTTAATGAAACAATAGCAATGAACGATTGGTTAATTATGC
It includes:
- the nadB gene encoding L-aspartate oxidase; amino-acid sequence: MHYEYDYLVIGSGIAGLIYALQVSQFGKVAVITKSSLNDCNTDHAQGGIAAAIDVKDSFEAHIEDTYQAGAALGKRQVISEIISSAPALIQYLIDLGTDFTVRDPNYDICLENLSLTMEGGHTRRRIAYAADSTGHQIMEALITQCRKHPNIEIYENHIAIDLITQHHIVQDEGFVPGISCWGAYVLDTVDNQVSIFKAKKTMMATGGAAQIYTPNTNPKVTTGDGMAMARLAGARLVNMEFVQFHPTAFWSPDGYTFLISESLRGEGAVLCLSDGSTFMEKYHPQGNLAPRDIVSRAIDSELKKRGEKFCYLDATKVPAEQLLKHFTSINAMLQARGIDFTKDPIPVAPAAHYFCGGVLSTIEGITDIHNLFVAGESACCGLHGANRLASNSLLEALVMAYKAGNHPSNLEKVQFPRIPEWKVINEFNVNEWVVISHNREIIGTIMQGYAGIRRSRRLLKYALSRLENIYTEINNFYQHNAVRKEVVETRNMAIIAIAVVKSALMRKESRGAHFLVDNPERDDEHYQHDTII
- the tmk gene encoding dTMP kinase, with the translated sequence MPRKNSPCVNSRPEGLFITFEGIEGSGKTTQIQLLAKDFELKGIPFITTREPGGTKISEAIRTLLLNPKFSEMQPETELLLYCASRAQHTAELILPSLAEGKIVICDRYFDSTYAYQGAARELNEEVIDILTQFSTYGRNPDLTFLLDLPAEVGLSRINNRNLDRLEQETLSFHQKVRQQYLAIASKYSFRYIVINGEKQAEEIHRQILSTLQTYIGEQND
- a CDS encoding S41 family peptidase gives rise to the protein MIKPKQKLALISIVSIWVLSALLLIVATNAYAQNRPQSTNLYSQVQLFSEVLYKLKQYYVTDLKDEELIKAAIDGMLGSTDPHTTYFTPEEFKEFTTTTKGTFGGLGIQIDKIGDYITVVSPIEGTPAYRMGITAGDKIIKVNGESMVGLSTDEAIKKMRGDVGSQVRITISRPGLPEPIDFEITRETIKIKSVPYSFKLDNGVGYIRITQFNENTVTELRAALNTLESEGIKGLIIDLRWNPGGLLDQAVDTVNEFIGQNRLVVETKGRTENKQLFTRYATKERTYPIIVLVNEASASASEIFAGSLQDWDKGLVMGKNTFGKGSVQQLIPLSNGNGIKITTAYYYIKSGRCIHKFSNDNILKGKEVSEEDLKKESEHNREQVYYTANNRKVYGGGGIQPDIVVENEFLTLLGVELRRKNVFFNFAVDYLVQHNHQFDENTVINDKIMNDFLAYVSKNDIKYTQADVDSADAFIRTSIKSELVRKVQGDSEAYKITISQDKQLREAIALFDRFKTLEQMFSYAASLNAKKEK